The proteins below come from a single Asterias rubens chromosome 9, eAstRub1.3, whole genome shotgun sequence genomic window:
- the LOC117294736 gene encoding fucolectin-4-like, whose amino-acid sequence MEFFILVLLFSFLTTKGAVAQDNDDWDGLGGVDDGLYKLTPLSIIGFHTEQSSDYQAIYSSSKAVDGNVVDGLSITKNDERPFWTVRLEEEHCIGKVTLFNRRDCCSDRLGNAVVRAGVSQFYNLNERCGVPVEPHLTKKYGGVIDVYCDPPLLASEVNVVLPYRQYLQLHEVKLEEYPIERCQQLERKLSILNSPTEQSSGYDDTKFPAEMAADGFIGKFKGLGFSVTGKSII is encoded by the exons ATGGAGTTCTTCATCCTTGTGTTACTGTTCAGCTTCTTGACAACCAAGGGAGCAGTG GCTCAAGATAATGATGATTGGGACGGCTTAGGAGGGGTGGATGACGGTCTATATAAACTCACAC CATTGTCCATCATCGGATTCCACACGGAACAAAGCTCTGACTACCAAGCTATATATTCATCCTCCAAAGCTGTGGACGGAAACGTAGTGGATGGCCTCTCCATCACAA aGAACGATGAGCGTCCGTTCTGGACTGTTCGACTCGAGGAGGAACACTGTATTGGAAAGGTCACTCTTTTCAATCGTAGAGACTGTTGCA GTGATCGTTTAGGGAATGCTGTGGTCAGAGCTGGCGTCAGTCAATTCTACAATCTGAATGAACGGTGCGGGGTACCTGTGGAACCCCACTTGACGAAAAAGTATGGCGGTGTCATTGATGTTTACTGTGACCCGCCGTTGTTGGCGAGTGAGGTCAACGTTGTTCTACCGTACAGGCAATACCTACAACTGCATGAAGTTAAGCTTGAAGAGTATCCTATTGAACGTTGTCAACAACTAGAAA GGAAACTCTCCATTCTGAACTCCCCGACCGAACAAAGCTCTGGATACGATGATACCAAGTTCCCAGCGGAAATGGCTGCCGATGGTTTTATTGGCAAGTTTAAAGGGCTAGGTTTTAGTGTCACCGGTAAGTCAATCATATGA